A window from Gopherus flavomarginatus isolate rGopFla2 chromosome 4, rGopFla2.mat.asm, whole genome shotgun sequence encodes these proteins:
- the LOC127049844 gene encoding uncharacterized protein LOC127049844, with translation MQGRVLPITSHACPVCRAAGTYPVPIKTYPLLTALPGRSPGHGSALGVGGKSSTCSSESSPPLPLAPAEASSVLQLCSSSPGAGHMEPQSGPLGNIPRPQSNVCGGGENIMLNPHAPGGQRPQYKLSVAHMPPPIRQRPQLRVLPEPPLCQGLAIGPAPALSYCSCLFLSLALKASQQALPQLQCSSMLGPYGLWEGIVPLHTSAWPRRDWSPATGRCCCWREAVPGLPRHTAPALLRRQWCQSLCREPFPRGNVLLQPTLITSSALNPGRVLPPYPMAGMATFCSLLCPPMTASDTAMAVSSDALLGWVAGHLGSRG, from the coding sequence ATGCAGGGGAGAGTTCTCCCTATCACATCTCATGCCTGCCCAGTTTGTAGGGCAGCAGGGACGTACCCAGTGCCCATAAAAACATATCCCCTGCTAACGGCATTGCCTGGGAGGTCTCCAGGTCACGGTTCagctctgggtgtgggagggaaatCTAGCACATGTAGCTCTGAGtcctctcctcctctgcctctgGCTCCCGCGGAGGCTTCCAGCGTGCTGCAGCTCTGTTCCAGCAGCCCTGGTGCAGGCCACATGGAGCCACAGTCTGGACCACTGGGAAACATACCCAGGCCACAGAGTAATGTGTGTGGCGGGGgagagaatatcatgctgaatCCCCATGCCCCTGGGGGGCAAAGGCCACAATACAAACTGTCTGTGGCCCATATGCCTCCGCCCATCAGGCAAAGGCCTCAGCTCAGGGTtctgcctgagccccctctctgCCAAGGCCTTGCCATAGGGCCTGCCCCAGCTCTATCCTACTGCTCTTGCCTGTTTTTAAGCCTGGCATTGAAGGCCTCACAGCAGGCCCTGCCCCAATTGCAGTGTAGTTCTATGTTGGGTCCCTATGGCTTGTGGGAGGGGATAGTTCCTTTACACACCAGTGCATGGCCTAGAAGGGACTGGTCTCCAGCCACAGGGAGATGTTGCTGCTGGAGAGAGGCTGTCCCAGGGCTTCCCAGACACACAGCACCTGCTCTATTGAGGAGGCAGTGGTGTCAGAGTCTGTGCAGGGAGCCATTCCCCCGAGGAAATGTGCTACTCCAGCCCACCCTCATCACATCATCAGCCCTGAACCCGGGCAGAGTTCTCCCTCCCTATCCCATGGCTGGCATGGCAACCTTTTGCAGCCTCCTGTGCCCTCCAATGACTGCCTCGGACACTGCCATGGCGGTTTCCAGTGATGCACTCCTGGGGTGGGTAGCAGGCCATCTGGGATCCAGGGGTTAA